In the genome of Shewanella denitrificans OS217, the window TGCATGGAACACGCGTTCCTGCTCTTGCTTAATACGCTCAAGCAAATCACCTTCAGGCACACTTACCTTTGAAAGACGACCATACTGCTCTTGAGAAATAGAATGGATACGACTTCTTAGGGTTAAATAACGTAAATAACGGTAGGCGCTGCCGAATAAGTTATGGTGTGCAGTAGGGCTATCGGCAACCGCTAAACCAGAGTTACTCTCTAGATTTAATAATCCTTTAGAAGGATTTAAGAAGCGCTCTAAGCTGCGATCATAATGTTCACGTAAATCAGTAGACTCTCGAACAAAATTGACAGCTGCCTTTTCAACGGCTTCAATACCGCTGACAATGGCACGGCGCAGATTGTGCTGACGTTCATCGCGATCAGATGGCGAGAAATCAACAATGCCGTCGATGCAACCTGAGTGGTAGAGTTCCTCTGGAGATACGCCTACAGATTTGGCGCATTCCTGCCAAGACAGGTTGTATTTACGTGCGATGCTCTGTAATCCCTGAGGCTGGATGGTATTAAAAATACCGTCACGTAAAGACAATAGAATGTTTGCCGCCGCTAAAGGGATGGCGCCACCAGAATAGCCAGCACCGATAACGATACCCACGGTTGGCACGTCGACGTTGGCAGATTCTGCGATCGCCTTAGAAATACTATGAGCCTGATTTTGACTGTTCGCTATCTCACCCGCGTCCGCCCCTGGGGTATCAATAAGATACACTATAGGCATAGACAATTCTGCGAAGTGACGAATCGCTTTACAGCAGGCGATATGATGCTCTGGCATCCAGGCACCATTGGCAGTGGTACGCTCTTGAGCAATGAAGCCAACTCTGCGGGTACGAGAGCCGAAATTAAGCTCAACTTCAGCACGATAAAAAGGCCCTAGGTGGATTTCACTTATGAGCTTACCTTTTAAATCGGCAATGATACGTTTAGCGCCTGGTCGGCTCTTATCTTGTGTCGGTTGGATCACTTTATTGACATAACCGTCTACATCTAATGCAGCTAAACTTTTTAAGTTTACTTGAATAGCATCATCAGATAACAAACCTTTAATTTCTTCAGCCAAACTTTGTTTGCTGTGAGCAGGAAATAAAGAAAAATCTTTTGCCAGATGCTCAGCTTGTAAAAAAAGTGGATCTGGGCTTGGTACTTGAGTCATGTGTTTGGGCTGTTTTTTGCTGGTCATCTGTTGATCCTCTGCGTCGATAGCCTCTGAAATTTTTAGTCGGTAAATATAACTTTGTTAATAGGCTAATTACCATTAAACTAGCTTGGACGCTATGTTCCATAAATGAGACAATGAGGCGAGAATGCCAGATTTGAACGGTATGATGCTGTTTGCAGCGGTAGTAAGGGCTAAGGGTTTCTCTCAAGCGGCTCGAGAGGTCGGACAACCTAAGTCGACCATTAGTCGAAAAGTTGCTCAACTTGAGGAGCAATTAGGGGTCCGATTACTGCAAAGAGACACTCGAAATATCAGCCTAACGCAAGTAGGTGCACTATTTTTTCAACATTGTGATTCAATCAGCCAAGAAATAGAAGCTGCAAAAGCCATTATAGAAAACACTCACAACGATATTTCAGGCGCACTCAGAGTCGCCATTCCAGTGTCATTTTCCCAAGATGTTATTGCCAGTCTGTGCAGCAACTTTATGCGACTTTATCCCAATATCGAGCTTGATATTCAGTTTACCGATAATGATGTCGGTTTAGTGGGTGAAGGTTATGATATCGCCATCAAGTACGGTCCACTGCAATCATCGGACTTAGTCGCTAAGTTATTATTCGAGCGCCAACCCATTCTTGTGGCCAGCCCAAGTTACATTAAAAATCACGGTACTCCCGCGACACCCCAAGAGCTTGCACAACACAATGGCATTCTTTTAGGCACCACACTTTCAGCCCCCATTTGGCCACTGGGCAAAGGGGGGCGAAAAACCATGGCTACATTTAACCGCAAAGTCAGGGTGAATAGTGCCAGCATGGTAAAACGCTTAGCGATTGATGCCTATGGTATAGCCATGCTATCTAATACCAGTTGCAAGCAGGAACTCGCTTCAGGCGCCCTAGTGCCCATATTGCAGGAATGGCCGATGGAGCCGTTCAAAGTGTATGGGGTATATTCCAGTAGAAGGCAACTCGCTACTAACATCAGTGCATTTTTAGAGTTTTTCGCTAAACGCTACGGTAGCCAAGAGTCATTACAATCTATGATGAGCTAACAGAGCCCTCTGTAAATGGGCACAAGTGAATAAAAAACCACTCATTAAGAGTGGTTTCAAAATATTAAAAACGGTACGGAAAGCGCAAACTAATCTGATAATCAGGAGAGTCTTCGGTTAAGCCCGCACCAATAGATGTCACCATAGACAAGTTTTCAGACAAGGCTATCGTTGCACCTATGCCAAGACTTGCCGTATTAGTGTCTGTGCGGGGGATTTTCTCCCACGGCCCACCTAATGGTTGTTGCTTAGTTTTAGTATAAAATCTTTGGTTAAAACTCATCGCAAGGCTCATTCTTTCTGATACCGCAAATGCGAGCCCTAAGCTGTAATCCAAATAATCACCCAAATCAATTTTTCCCGGACTCAGACCTGGATTTCCCGATAAATCATCAAACTCCTCTTCTCGAGTCCAGCCATAGTTAAGATTAAAAAAGACGATGGCAGGGTCGAATGTTTTTGCCAAGCTAAAACCAGTCGATGCACCCCAGACTCCAGAACCTGTAGCCACTTCTGTAGGATAAGTTAAATTACCAAATTCAGAGGTTTCTAACGCGATACCAAAAGGATCTTTACCCGTTGGCGCTCTTAGGCGTAGATTCCATACCCAGTCAGGCCAATCGTTTGATTCTGCATTAATCCGATAATAGACAGCTGCACTCACGTCGCCAATGCCGCCACCATCAACTTGGGCGGTTTCATATCGTTGGCTAGAATTTCCTTCACCAACGGAATCATATTGGGTCCAGCGAAACATGTAAGGCACACCGATTTCAAACTGCCAATCTTGATTCAAAGTATAGCGAGTGGTGAGATCGATCTGAGTAGTATTGGTTCTGACACGATCTAAATTTAAATTGCCTAAAAAAATAGCATCTAATGCTAAAAAGCCCCTTAAAATAAGATCCTTTCGGCTGTAATAACTGTAAGTAAAGGAAGGCTCTATGGTGAGTTTACGAGTGAAGACATTGTGTGTTTCTTGCAGTAAGTCATCCGTACTGCGAGCCCTATCGGGGGCTTTTTTGCGCCCTTCTTGATTGGTTGTAACTTGTTGTTTTTTTTGAAACCTCCGAAGCAGGAACTGACGAGGGTCTCTCTATATTCTCATTTGAGGCGACAGCTGTCTCTCGAGTCTGCTGTGGTTTCGAACCAGATTGTAATTGCGCTTCTTGCTTTAGCACTTGCTGGGCCATCTGATTAATGGCCTGCTGCTGACTTTTTAACTGTTTATTTAATATAATGAGTTTTTGCTTTAACGCATTGAGCTCTTGTTCTGAGATTTGGCTTTTTGCCTGTTGGCTAACTTGAGTTTCCGGCAATTGATTTTTTTGAGTAAGCGTTTCTGCGACTGCACTCTGGATAACTAACATACCAGGTAGTAGAACAACAGTCACAGAGGTCCATTTCATATTCATAAATACAGATCCTTGGTCATTAAAATCCAATGGTTCGTAAATCACGGATTTGTCTGCCAAGTAAACT includes:
- a CDS encoding LysR family transcriptional regulator; protein product: MPDLNGMMLFAAVVRAKGFSQAAREVGQPKSTISRKVAQLEEQLGVRLLQRDTRNISLTQVGALFFQHCDSISQEIEAAKAIIENTHNDISGALRVAIPVSFSQDVIASLCSNFMRLYPNIELDIQFTDNDVGLVGEGYDIAIKYGPLQSSDLVAKLLFERQPILVASPSYIKNHGTPATPQELAQHNGILLGTTLSAPIWPLGKGGRKTMATFNRKVRVNSASMVKRLAIDAYGIAMLSNTSCKQELASGALVPILQEWPMEPFKVYGVYSSRRQLATNISAFLEFFAKRYGSQESLQSMMS
- a CDS encoding transporter; protein product: MNQDWQFEIGVPYMFRWTQYDSVGEGNSSQRYETAQVDGGGIGDVSAAVYYRINAESNDWPDWVWNLRLRAPTGKDPFGIALETSEFGNLTYPTEVATGSGVWGASTGFSLAKTFDPAIVFFNLNYGWTREEEFDDLSGNPGLSPGKIDLGDYLDYSLGLAFAVSERMSLAMSFNQRFYTKTKQQPLGGPWEKIPRTDTNTASLGIGATIALSENLSMVTSIGAGLTEDSPDYQISLRFPYRF